The Nitrospirota bacterium nucleotide sequence TGGGAGAGGAGGCCCAGTTCGTAAAGGACGAGAGAGCCGTACAGGATGAGCGCCCCGGCCAGGGCGGCCCTGGCGATGCGGATGTTCTTGCACAGGCAGAAAGCCAGCACCGAGAGGATGGTGAGGGAATACTTGGAAAAGAGAAACGGCGTGCTCCCGTGGTGCAGGAAATAGGCCATCACGGGGTTGGCCTCCACGGCGACCCCTCCCTGTAGAAGGGCGAGGGTGAAAAAGCTGTCCAGGATGCCCAGAACCGCAAGGCCCACCAGGGCCACGAAGAGCCAGCCGCTGTAAACGTCGGAGAACACATGGACCGTCCGGTCCGCCGACCGGCGCGGCCCCTTGCGCCTTCCCCCGAAGAAAATGTACCTGCTCAGAAGGGGAGTGGGCCTTTTCCTCCTGTCTCCCTGAAGCCTCCTGCCTTCCATTTCAGCCCCCCGGTTGAAGGAAGCGAATACGACGTCCCTATCCTTATCCTACATCTTACATTCTTACATTCATCTTACATTTAATAATAAAGCAATCTCCGTACCAGGAGCCCGGATTTTTACGTGGTTGTTTTTGCGGGAAAAGTGTTCCCAGGAGGCGTGAAGAAATGAAACGGGTGTGTAAAATAACCCACAATCTGGTTTTCAGGCCATTTCTTTTCTGATAGCATGGACCAGGGGGATTCGATGAAGCTCAAGAGAAGGCATTTCCTTCTCCTGCTCGTGCTCCTGGCCGCAGCGGCGGCGGCGGTGGCGAGCTGGCTGCGTGTCATAAAGGTATTTTTCAGGGGGCCCACGAGGCAAAAGGAGGCGGTGCGCACGGATATCCCCTACAGGAGCGGAGGGAAAAGCCCGGTGGTTGTCGTGGGCGGCACGAACCTGGAGGCCATGGTGCGGGAGGCCGTGGGCAGGCTGGGCGGTTTCGAGAAAATGGGAGTCCGGGGCCGCACCGTCCTGGTCAAGCCCAACGTCGTGGGCGAGAGGCGAAACCCCACCACCACGAACGCGGCCCTGGTGGGGGCCGTGGTGAAGCTC carries:
- a CDS encoding DUF5658 family protein, which gives rise to MEGRRLQGDRRKRPTPLLSRYIFFGGRRKGPRRSADRTVHVFSDVYSGWLFVALVGLAVLGILDSFFTLALLQGGVAVEANPVMAYFLHHGSTPFLFSKYSLTILSVLAFCLCKNIRIARAALAGALILYGSLVLYELGLLSHAGLLL